CCGCTCAGAAGGGGCTCCGGGGGCCGCGCccgcccggcccgcgcccccgcccggccCTCTTACCGCTTCACTCGGATGATCTGGTCCCGCATGGGCTTGATGTCCTGGAAGCTCTGCTGGTTGACGAGGCTGTAGACGAGGATGAAGCCCTGGCCGTTCTTGATGTACAGGTCCCGCATGGACGCGAACTGCTCGGTGCCCGCCGTGTCCAGGATCTCCAACACCGACGGCGACGAGTCCACCTCGATCTCCTTGCGGTAGAAGTCCTCGATGGTGGGGTCGTATTTCTCGATGAAGGTGCCGGTCACGAACTGCACGGTCAGGGCGGATTTGCCTACCCCGCCCGAGCCCAGCACCACCACTTTGTACTCGCGCATCGTCTctgcgctgctgctgctgctaccacCGCCGCCGCCGTCGCCCGCGACATAGACTTACGCCCGCCGCGCCGCAACCCCGGTCCCTGCCCCGGCTGCTGGCCCCGCCGCCTCCCGCGGCCGCCTCCACCTCACGGCCGCGGCGGTgccccgggcggcggcggcggtggccgCGGCAGCTGAGAGAGCAGCGGCCCTGGGCATGGGCCAACCCTGGCGGCAATGCGGCCCCGCGGGCGCCGGCAGGGACGGAGGGCGAGCTGGGACTGGGAGCCGCCGGAGCTGCCCGATCCGCGGGCCCGCAgtgccgcccgccccgcccctcacGCCTCCACGCCCAgctccccgcccgccgccgccgccgcctcttcCCCAGGCGCTGGAGCGCGCGCACGAGCCCCAGCCGCAGagctgcggggggcggggcctggcggccCATGGAGGGTGAGGCGGGGGCTCCTAAGCCCCGCCCCTTCCCTTTGGTCGCCTAGGCGACCGTCCTCGCGCACTCCCCGGAGGCCCTGCGCCTGGCGGAAGCTTCTGCCCGCGGCTAAACAAACCAGGGAACTCAGCAACACCCCAGCCGCGCACCCCATCGAACACCAAGGCCTGTGTACTGAGCATGTCCAGGTTATTTGCCTGAGACAGAAAAAGCGTCAACCTGAGAATCCCACTCAAATTTTTGCGGAAACAAGCTATTGGAGGATCCATAGGAGCCTCGAGGTTTTAACTTGAGGCGGGAAGTGACAGAAAGAGACGGGCAAGGTCTGAAAGCAGTCCTTTGCATGAGGCGCTTTCCCTGACATCACCCAGCCGGTCGGTATTCCTGAGAGCTTTCGCTTTACGTTGTATAATTATAACGAGATGGCGCTTTCTTTAAGGTGACAAGAACCTCCAGCCTTCTGCCTGAAGTTGTATAAACATTACAAATAGCTTTGTTTTAAGCGTCAGGACACTGAGGTATAGGTGACAAGTAGCGTCAGTCTGCTCCCCAACAGGCTATTCCGCCGCTGCCAGATACCCCCGAAGCCGGGGCCACGCCCAATGACGTCGTCGTTAGCACCACCCACCTTCCCCGTAGCCCCGCCCTCCTCCAGTGCGGGACTGAAGTCAAGCTCTTCCCACGCCCTGTCAGCCACGGGAGCCGGGAAAACCTGGAAAGAGGAGCCCTGTGCCACTGCCGGTTGGAGAAGGGCTACCTCATAGCAACAGCCAGCTGGGGCATTAGTAGGAAGCTTGGATTCATTCCAGCCAACCAGACCACGTCTCTGGGACCCCCATGGTACCACTCGCGGCCAATAGAGAGCTGCCTCACACCGTGATCGTCCTCTTTTAACCAATGGGGGAAAAGCATTAGTCGCAGGATCAGCTTTAGCTGCGCCAGGCTGGGCGTTTGCTCTTGCGCACTCTCTGCCAACCAATCGTTGGTGGCCTGAGGAATGACGGGAGCTTCGGCTGCGCCAACCAGAACTCGCGATCCTCTTGCCCCAGAGGGACGGTAGTATGGAGACAGGGCTTGGAGTAGGTGTGGTTTGGGAGTGGTCAAAAATTGAGGGGCAGGGCGCTGTACGCCTTTCTGGCAAAGGAGCCCAATTTGTGGCAGGCGGGAGAATTCTGCTATTAATGTAGTCTTCGTGGCATTTTGCTTAAATGATGGGGCATGGAAATGGTTCTGAGGGATGTGGGATGAATCGGGCAAACAGAGACTAATCCGGAATTACGAAGGCATAGTGAAGCAGTTGCATTGGTGCTCTATATATGCCtcctgaaacattttttttcttaatattcagTTTTGAAACTTAGTGTTCTCTCGCTAGCATTAAAGCTTATTTCCAACCTCTACCCCAAACATGACGTCAAATTTCAGAAGAGTTACGTCCCACCCAAACATTCCTGGGTTATTATTCTAATAACTTGCTATTGGATTTGCCTTTCTTAAACTATGTCTTTCTCGAACTAATCTACATCTATTACTATCTCACATTTCTTGGGAATAGCAAAGTCTATATAGTtctcatgtttgatcctgggaaTACCTCTCCACAGTTTCCTCTCCCCTACAAGGTCATCATATGGAGAAGATTTTGCTCCAAGTTCTTCTAGAAATCAGATTTCTCTAATTTTATGTCAATTAACATACTACTACAAAGATATGTCCTAATTGATCGGTGTCCTACTGCCTTACCACTCCATTATATTAGAATGGATAATTTATATTTGCGTTATAGAATCACCAAGTTTTTGTTTGAAACAATGAATGTCAAGTGTCCTGTCTAATTAAAAATGCACAGTAAAGCGTGACTCAGTCGTTATTTCTTGATTACACAGCATCAGAATAAGAGAACTTATATCTGAGCCACCAGAATCAGCAAAAATAAGAGTAAAGAGGCACCAAACTTTCTTGTATAGAAAATTGCAATCCATCTAATACTTGGTATTGCAATAAGGAAAAAGATCCTTAAATTTGCATTGGAGTTGTGGGTCCAGAATGTAACCCAAGCTACCACTCTCA
The window above is part of the Dasypus novemcinctus isolate mDasNov1 chromosome 15, mDasNov1.1.hap2, whole genome shotgun sequence genome. Proteins encoded here:
- the RAP2A gene encoding ras-related protein Rap-2a, with translation MREYKVVVLGSGGVGKSALTVQFVTGTFIEKYDPTIEDFYRKEIEVDSSPSVLEILDTAGTEQFASMRDLYIKNGQGFILVYSLVNQQSFQDIKPMRDQIIRVKRYEKVPVILVGNKVDLESEREVSSNEGRALAEEWGCPFMETSAKSKTMVDELFAEIVRQMNYAAQPDKDDPCCSACNIQ